The following nucleotide sequence is from Balnearium lithotrophicum.
CTCTCCACACTTTGTACAGAGCTTTAAGAATGTATCCTCATCTGCACTTCCCGGAGGCCTAACGTACTCTTTGTTGGGTTTTGTTGCCTCGTAGGTAAATTCGGCTGCAGCCTGAGCTATTGACTTTCCTAACAGTTTAAAGAAGCCTCTTCTACTCATGGAAGAACACCCTTTCTATACCTTCTGTAGATTATAAAGCTGACCAAAATCAGAAGACCAATTATTAAGGATATTAGGTTCAAGTTTCTCAGTGCAAAGTTCTTTACATCCTCACCGAAAAAGTATATCAGAGCTCCCTCAGCGAAGAACCTGCTTCCCCTTCCAATTAGGGAGAAGATAAAGAGTTTCTTAAGGGATGCAAAGAGAACCCCAGACGTTACTGTAAAGAGTTTATATGGAAGGGGAGAAAATCCTGCAAGGAGAATTATTACACTCTCGTAGGACTCGTAGAGCCTGTGGACCTTTTTGACCTTTTCCTCCCCGAAGAACCTCTCTGCAAGGGGCTTTCCCCCGAAGTAGCCTACGTAGTAGCCAACAACGCCACCCAACGAGGAAAAGAGGGTTGCAACGATTGCATAGAGAAATGAATTTTCTGGATTTGTTAAGCAGAGTGTAATAAGGAGAACGTCAGGCGGTATAGGGAAAAAGATTGCCTCTATGAAGGCATTAAAAGCTAAAGCATAAACTCCGTACTTTAATGCTAAGGCCTTCCAGAAAGCAACTGTTAGAAACTTCATCTACCACTCGTAGTTTTTCAGGATTTCAAGAGCTCTGTAGTCTGTCAGGTCCAAATGGATTGGAGTTATTGAAACGTATCCATTTTTAACTGCCCAGTAGTCCGTTCCAGGCTCAGCCTTCCAGTTTGGTTCCTCTCCACCTATCCAGTAGTACACCCTTCCCCAGGGGTCTCTCCTCTCTTCAACCCTTTCGGTGTAGTCCTTTTTTCCCTGTCTCGTGACCTGAACTCCCTTCACCTCCTCGTAAGGAAGGTTTGGAATGTTTACGTTTAAACAGCACCCTTCGGGAATTCCCTCCTCTAAAACCCTCTTTGAAATTCTCTTAGCCCACCTTGCTGCACTTTCCCATTGGAAGTCCTTAAATGTTGCAAGGGAGAAGGCAATCGATGGAATTCCAAGGAGAGCTCCCTCCATCGCAATTGAAACGGTTCCAGAGTAGGTTATGTCCTCTCCCAAGTTCGGTCCCCTGTTTATTCCACCAACTACCATGTCCGGCTTTCTCTTCATAATGGCATGGATTCCTATGTAGACACAGCTTGTCGGTGTTCCATCAACTGCATACCAGTTCTCATCAACCTTTTCGCACCTTAAAGGCCTGTGGAGCGTAAGTGCCCTTCCAACTGCACTCCTTTCCCTATCTGGAGCCACAACTGTAACATCTGCAAACTCACTCAGAGCTTCGTAAAGAACCTTCAGTCCTTCCGACCTTATCCCATCATCGTTTGAAAGGAGGATTCTCGGCCTTTTATCAACTTCCATTGTTTACTCCTATGAACACCCACCTTATTATCCCTACAATCTCAACAGTTCCATAGATTAGAGAGCTTACCATTATTCCGTACTGCTTCGTTAAGTAACCGTAAGTCGCATAGAGGGCAGATGCAAAAAGGGCTATTACGAATCCAACCTGAGGGTAGCCCAAGGCAGTAATCAACAGGGCTAAAACGCCTATTACAGAGGCAACTATTTCAAGAAATTTTTGGAATTTCGTTCTCTCCAAAACTCCTCCTTTAAATTGCTGTTGTGAAAGATAGAAAATAGAGAGGAAATCTGAAACTTCAAATTGTTATTGAACGAACTTCTTTATTATCCTTGGCTTGTCAACCTTTTCATTCCCTATTCTGTAGGAGGATAGGAACTTCCTTTTAAACTCCTCAACGTTTCCTCTGTTGTAGTAAATTTCTCCAATAGGTTCTCCCTTCTCTACCTTGTCCCCTATCTTTTTGAAAAACGCCAGTCCAACGGAGTAGTCTATACTATCCTCAGCCCTTTTCCTTCCTCCTCCCATCTCTACCACAAGCCATCCTAAACTTTCACCATCTATCGACTGAACGTATCCACTTAGTGGAGATTCAACTAAGAGTCTCTTTGCATTCACTTCCCTTTGAAGGTCTCCACCTAAATACTCAATCCAACTTACAAACCTGTCTCTTGCCCTTCCTTCCCTTATTACCATTTCGGCGTCCCGTTTCCCTTCCTCAAAGCTTCCCCTCTCCGTAAGCTCGTAGAGAGCTCCAACCAAGGAGGAAACAACCTCTAAAAGGTCAGGCTCTATACTTCCACCTAACGCATCTAAGGCTTCTCTTACCTCTAAAAGATTTCCTGCAAAGAGTCCCAAAGGTTGCCCCATCTCCGTTATCAGAGCTCCAGCCCTTTTACCGTAGAGCTTACTCACCTCAACCAATCCCTTTGCAAGCTCCTCAGCCCTTTCCATCGTCTTCATAAATGCACCGCTTCCCACTTTTACGTCAAAAACAATTGCATCTGTATTTACTGCAAGCTTTTTACTTAAAATACTCGACACAATTAGAGGAATACTCTCAACCGTTGCAGTAGCATCCCTGAGGGAGTATATCTTTCTATCGGCAGGTGCTATTTCAGGAGTCTGAGCTGATATTGAAAATCCAAACTTCTCAACAACTTCCGAGATTTCGTCAGAGGAGAGCTCCACCTTCATTCCCGTACTTTCCAACTTATCTATCGTTCCACCTGTAAATCCAAGAGCTCTCCCTGCAAGAAGTGGAGCCTTAAATCCCAACTCTGCCAAAACGGGAGCTATGACCAGGGAAACCTTATCACCAATTCCGCCGGTACTGTGTTTATCAACCAACGTTCCTCTTGTCTTTACCTCTATTTTCACTCCCGAATTCAGCATAGAATCGGTTAAGTAGAGGGTTTCGTTGTAGTTAAGCCCCCTGAAGAAGACTGCCATCAGAAGGGCAGCCATCTGATAGTCTGGTGTTTCACCCCTTGTGTAGGATTTAACTATGAAGTCTATTTCTTCTTTAGAGAGTTCCTCTCCATCCCTCTTTTTCTTTATAAGTTCTTTAAATAGCAACCTTACCTCTGCAATCAGGTTAAAGTTAGAATTACTCTAACAAATCCATCTACAAGAGGAATTAAAATCCAGTTTATAACAGGGGTAATAATTAAAATTATCAGAATGATAGGGCCGTAAGGTTCAATTTTCTTGTACTGAATCCAGTATTTGTATGGAAGGATAGCTTCTAAGATTTTTGAACCATCGAGGGGAGGAATCGGTAAAAGGTTAAAAATTCCGAATGCTACATTTATAAACAGGGAGTATTTGAGCATCAAAAAGAGGGGTTCAGAGATTGATGGAGAAATGGCGTAAAATGGGAGGTACTTGAGGAGTAGAGCGCTAACAAAAGCACTCAAGAAGTTAGCTAAAGGTCCTGCAAATGAGACTAAAATTTCTCCCGTTCTCCATGAGGAAACCTTGGTGAAATTTCTAGGATTAATCGGAACCGGCTTTGCCCATCCAAAGTGAACTAAAAATAGAGCAATAAAACCTAATAGGTCTATGTGGGCAATCGGATTTAAAGTTAACCTTCCTGCAAGTTTTGGTGTAGGGTCCCCTATTTTGTATGCCACGTAACCGTGGGCAAACTCGTGAATTGTAAGAGCCCAAAGTATCCCCGGTAGAGCTATGAGTAAGTTCAAAATCCAGTCCTGCAGATTGACCTCCCTTTAGCACAGTTTTAAACACATATAACTTAATTCCAGTAATTTAATTTATGCAAGCTATAGCTTTTTATTCTTTAAGTACAACTCTTTAGAAAGGATTAAGCTTTTTCTTAATTTTTCAAGGGCTTCATAGATACTTACTAAATCCCTATCAGCTAAATAGCTGATATTCATCTTAGTTTCCAAATTCCCCCTTGCCAGTTCTTTTGCTAGGTTTTCTACAGTTTCATAATCTTTCGATGCATTTACAGTGTAAATTATAGTAAATAGAAAAGGGAAAAAACTAAGAAGCAATGCATATAGAAATAGGTCCTTTATTATTTTAACGGCTCCTACATTAACAGGATATTTTACAGTTAATACGTAGTAAGCACTAATTAAGAAAAAACCGACGATTAACCAGAAGAATAGTGCCATTCTAAGTGGGTAGGATAGTCTGATTTTGACGTTTGAGAGAAAGAGTAGTCTTAATAGTTTCTTCATAGTACCTCCTTAATAATTTTTAAATAATTATAAATAAATTTAAGTGGAAATCAATAATGATTTTAATTATATTAAGCGTCCTGAATATTTTGACATTTGTACAATTAAGGAATCAGGAAAATTACTTAATAGAAAAACTTGGAAGTAGAAATATTTGAAATTTATAGAGATTCAATAAGTTTCTTCACACGTTTGATAACTTCGTTTCTAACCTCTCTAAAGGCTTTTAATTTTTCTTCTATTGTTCCTTCCACCCTTACCGGGTCGAAAAGTCTCCAATGTTGGACGTTAGCTCTAGGTACAATAGGACAGTTCTCAGCTGCATCTCCACAAAGGGTTACAGTTAGGTCAAGTTTATTTAAAGGAATTTCTTCAAGGGATTTGGATTTTTGTTTTGATATATCAATTCCAATCTCCCTCATAACCTCTACTGCAAGGGGATGTACGTATCCGGCAGGACTTGAGCCTGCCGAGTAAACTTCAACGTTCTTTCCTAATTTCTTTGCGTAGTATTTAGCAAAACCCTCAGCCATCTGGCTTCTTGCAGAGTTTCCGGTACATATAAAACCTATTTTCACTTCTCTTCTGCCTCCTGAGGTTTTCTAATCAGGTAATCCCTTATATCCTCGATGAGGGATACTAATACGGGAACGAAGAAGAGGGTCATAAACGTTCCAAAGATGAGTCCCCCGATTGCTACCACTGCGAGGGGAGCTAACCTCTCAAGTCCTAACGCCCATCCCAGGGCAATGGGAATCATACCAACGGCCGTTCCAAATGCTGTCATTAAAACGGGACGAGTCCTGATTTTTATAGAGTTTATAACTGCATCCTTTGTTGACTGTCCCTGCTCCTTTGCCCACTTGAAGAAGTCTATGAGAAGGATAGAGTTTTTAACGATGATTCCTGCAAGGAGAATCATTCCCATAAAGGAAGGCATACACTGGGGTTTGTGGGCAAGGAGCATTGAGAAGGCTGCTCCAATCATAGCAAGTGGAATTGCTGCAACTATAGATATTGGATAGGTAAACGAGGAAAATGCAGGTACTAGTGAGAAGTAGAGAATGATTATTCCTATTAGAAGAGAGTGCATCAATCTTGTAAAGCTCTCCTTCATCTGCTTGATTTCACCCTCGTGAGAAATTCCGTATCCTACAGGAAGTTCTAAAAGCTTGTTTTCTAACTTGTTTACCTGCATTTGAAGGAATGTTGTTGGAGCTGTTGAACGGTAACCGTAAACATCTACAGTATTGAGTAAGTCCTGATGAGTAATTCTGCTTTGAGTATTCTGCTCTTTTAATTTCACAAAGTAAGAAAGGGGAACAAAACCCTTTTTTGTAGGAATAGGAACAGACTTCAACTTATCTGCAAAATCCCTTTCATCGTTAGGCAGGATTAGCCTTATGATGATTCCATTTTCCATAGGAACAACAAATGAGGAAGCAGGAATTCCCCTTACGAATCCTCCTACGTAGGAAGCTATTTGGAGTGGAGTAAGTCCGTAGTTTGCTGCTCTGTTTGAATCAATCTGAATTATTACCTCTTTTTTATCGAGGTACCAGTTTCTTGAAATATCTGTTATTCCACGAACCTTTTTAAGAAGACCTGATAATCTCTCTGCGAGTTTGTCAAGAACTTTAGGGTCTCTTCCGTAAATCATTTCATCAATTGTTGAGGCAATTGATGATAGAGGTGTTGCTCCAAAGTCCATTATTGTTACGTATCTGAGGTCTGGAATTTGATGGAACTTTTGACGGAGCTCCTCCTCAATCTGCCAGATTGTCTTTTTCCTGTGGAACCTATCTACAAACTGAATTTTCATTTCTATCTGCTGAGGAGTTTTTCCACTTCCAAAGGATAGGACTCCAGGTTCAGAACCTATAGTTGATGAAACCCTTACAACACCAGGCATTGAATAGAGAACCTTTTCCATTTTTGATAAAACTTTCTCAGTTTTCTCAAGGGATGTATTTGAATCCGTTTCTGCTCTAACTATGACAATTCCAGTATCCATAGGTGGCATTAAATCCCTTCCCAAAACGGGAATTACGTTTTTCATCGTTATCACAAAAAGGAAAAATCCAACAACTACAACTATCAGTTTGAGCCAGAAGTGGGGAAGTAAAGGCTCTGTTATTCCTGCATAGAAATTCCTCAATCTATAAACTACTGCCTTAACAAAGTAATCGTAGATTTTTCTCTCTAGCCAGTTCTTATCGGGTGTTTTCTTCAAGATATAAGGAGCAACAATTGGAATTACCGTTACTGCAACTACGTATGAAACGACAAGGGCAATAATCAAGGTTAGCGAAAGGGGTCTTAGTATGTGTTGAACGTATCCACCTATAAAGACTATGGGAATCAACATTGCAACCGTTGTGTACGTTCCACTTAAAACGGCAAGCATTATCTCCTTTGTTCCATCTATCGTTGCCTGCCAGATGTCCTTTTTAAGTTCAAAGTAGTGCCTTTCGATGTTTTCAAGTACAACAACTGCATCATCTGTAAGCATACCTAAGGCGAGGATAACGGCCGTCAGTGTTACGATGTTGAAGTTGAATCCAAAGAGCCACATAAGTCCTATTGTTATTAAGTAGGTTACAGGAATTGAGAAGAACGAAACTATTAGCATTCTTACGTTTGCTAAGAAAATGAATATGACGAGGAGTGTAAATACAACGGCATCCCTTAAGCTTTCCAACATGTTTTTGTTAGAGAGCTCTATCAGCCATTCTTGAGTATCTGCAACTTCAAAGTTAAGTTGTGGATACTCCTTTTTGAGTTTCGGTAGAAATGCCATAACAGACTTTATTGCTGGAAGCTCGTAACCTTTTGGAGAGCGGAGAATAGATATTCCAATGGCCCTATGTCCGTTTCCGTGGTAGGCTGAAAGTCTGTCCTTGTACCCCCACTCTACCTTTGCAACGTCCTTAAGCTGTACGTTTGGTTTAATGTAAATATCCTTTAATTCCTCAATTCTCTTGGCCTCATCCTCTAACTTTAACATTAAAAGGCCGTCCTTGCTTATGAGGAGTCCAACTGGAGCGTTTCTGTTGTTCTGTCTAACGGCGTCAGCAAGCTGTTTTAGAGTTATGTGGTATTTGGCCATTTTTATGTAGTTGGGATAAATTCGAATTTCCCTCTGGTATCCTCCAAATACCTCAACATCGGAAACGTGAGGGAGGTTAAGGAGTTCATCCTTTATCTCGTTTTCAGCCAATTCCCTAACTTGTGCAAGGGAGAGGTGAGAACCCTTTTTGGGATAGACTGCAAGGATTAAAACTGGCTGCGTTGCATCTGTAATTTTGTAAACCTGTGGAGGGAGGATATCCTTAGGGAGAAATGGGAGAACCTTTGAGAGTTCGTTTGAAACGTCGGTTGCTGCAGAGTCTATTCCCTTCTTGTACTCAAACTCGACAGTTACAACCGAAACCTCATCCTTTGAAACTGAGCGAACAGTTCTTACAAGGTCTAAAGTCTTTAACCTCTCCTCAATAGGCCTTGTTATATGGGATGCTACATCCTCAGCAGAAGCTCCAGGCTCAACTGTTACAACGGCTATTTGAGGTCTATTTGCATCCGGAAAGAACTTTCTCGGTATCTCTATGTAACCTATAATGCCTATTGCACAGAAGAATAGGATGAATGCCAAAACGCCGTGAGGTTTTTTTACGTACCAGTCAACCAATTTACCCATTGAAGGCCTCCACAAGGTTTACATTCTTAACCCTTAAAACCTCTAACAGCTTGCTTTCCCTTCCAACTACTACCTTTTCACCTTCCAATAGGTTACCTGAAACGACTACCCTGTTGTTTACCCTCTTTATTACCTTAACTGGAACGGCCTTTACTGAATGTCCCTGAACGGTTAAAACGTAACTTCCATCCTTTAGGTGGAGAATTGCTGAATAGGGAAGAACAAAACCTTCGTAGCTTTTCCCCTCTAAAACAGTTTCTACTAATTCACCCGGTTTAATTCCTTTGAGTTTGTTTAACCTTATTTCAACTGTGTAGAGGCTGTTTTTCTGGTTTGCTGCAGGGTAGATTTTCTCAACTCTTCCAATTTCAAGGCCTTCTACCTTTACAGGAGAACCCAACTCAGTTTCTCTTGCATCCCTTGGTGGAACGTTTACAAGAACTCTGAATCCGTCACTGTCGTAAAAGACCTTCATTATTGGTTTTCCAGGGAGGGCTTCATCCCCTGGATAGAGGAGAACGTTTGCAACTGTCCCACTTTTGAGAGCTCTGATTTCTGTGTACTTCAGTTTTGAAGCTACAGATTTTTCCTGCTTTTCAATTGAAATTATGGCGTGCTTTAACTCTCTCATTTGTGATTTAATGGTTTCAACCCTTGCTTTTGCACTTTCGTAGAGATTTTGATACTTTTCAACAGCTTCCTTTGGAACAGCTCCCCTTCTAAAAAGAAAGAGCTCCCTTTCGTACTCGTTCCTTGCATTTTTCTCCGCAACTTCAGCCGCCTTTAGCTGTGACTCCAAACCCTTTAAAAGGGACTCCTTTGCCTTCTTTTGATTTTCAAGGGCAAGGATTGTGTTCTCAATTTCGGAACTATCAATCCTTGCTAAGAGCTCTCCCTTTTTGAAGTGTTCACCTTCCCTCTTGTATACTTTCAAAACTGTCCCGGAGACCTTTGTTGAAATGGATGCGTAGGTGTACGGTAAAACCTGACCTAAGTATTTAAACCTTTCGTTAATATTTCCCCTTTTTACAACTGCATATTCAACTGGTAAAGGGTAGCTTTTAGGTGGTGTGTACGAGAGGAGCTCCACCCTCCTCTTCTTTATGAGAACTTTTCCAACAACAACACCTAAAGCTATTAGAATAACCAGGACTAGTATTGCCTTAGAGCTCTTCATCTTCAACCTCCAGTATTGTTTCTATCCTTCTCTTTTCAATTTCCCAGTCGTAGTAAGCTCCAGAGAGCTCCGCCTCCGTCATGTAAAGGTGGGACTCTGCAAGGAGGAGGTGGTCCATGTCTCCCTTACCGCTCTTGTACTTCAACCTCTCTATTCTCTCAACTTCCTTTGCATAGTCCAACTTTTTCCTGTAAGCCTCAATGTCAGACTGAATTGACTTTATCCTCCCAATTGCCTTTGAGAGCTCCCTCTTTATCTCAAGTTCTGTAGATTTGAGTTCCTTCTCCTTTGAAAGCTTTTCCAACTCCTTTGAAAGAACTTCTCTCCTTTTTCTTCCCCATTCAAAAATCGGATATCTAACCTCAAAGGATAATGAACCTACTCCAATATTTTCACCAGAGTCAAATCCATAATTCCTTGTATAAGTTCCAGAGATTAAGAAGTTTAAGCCGTACTTCGAAGCTGTTAACTCCTTGGTCTTTTCCGATATCTTTACATTCCTCTCCTTTGACTTAATTAGACTGTTTCTCTTTAAAGCCTCACTGTAGAGGTCTGTCAGTTCGAAGTTTTTCGGTGAGTATTCAAATCTGTAGGGTTCAATTCTGCTGATTTTCTTCCCAATGAATGTTTCAAGAACTGTCTTTATTGTTTTCTGGTTTTCCTCTACCTCTGAAATTCTTGATTCAACGTCTTTTAGAGAGTACTCAACCTTTAACAGGTCAACCTTTGCAAACTTTCCAAGTTTTACACCGTAGGAGACGTCAGAATAGAGCTTTTTAAGACTATCCCTGTACTTTTTTAGAGCTCCCTTTATTTTTTCAAGCTTTAAGTACGTTAAATAGAAGGAGTCAACGTTGAACCTAATCTGCCATGCCGTTGCCTTCTTTAAATTCTTAAAAAGTTCTGACTTCAGTTTTGATATCTCCTCTCTCCTTG
It contains:
- a CDS encoding nicotinamide mononucleotide transporter, coding for MERTKFQKFLEIVASVIGVLALLITALGYPQVGFVIALFASALYATYGYLTKQYGIMVSSLIYGTVEIVGIIRWVFIGVNNGS
- a CDS encoding efflux RND transporter periplasmic adaptor subunit; this translates as MKSSKAILVLVILIALGVVVGKVLIKKRRVELLSYTPPKSYPLPVEYAVVKRGNINERFKYLGQVLPYTYASISTKVSGTVLKVYKREGEHFKKGELLARIDSSEIENTILALENQKKAKESLLKGLESQLKAAEVAEKNARNEYERELFLFRRGAVPKEAVEKYQNLYESAKARVETIKSQMRELKHAIISIEKQEKSVASKLKYTEIRALKSGTVANVLLYPGDEALPGKPIMKVFYDSDGFRVLVNVPPRDARETELGSPVKVEGLEIGRVEKIYPAANQKNSLYTVEIRLNKLKGIKPGELVETVLEGKSYEGFVLPYSAILHLKDGSYVLTVQGHSVKAVPVKVIKRVNNRVVVSGNLLEGEKVVVGRESKLLEVLRVKNVNLVEAFNG
- a CDS encoding site-2 protease family protein, with translation MNLLIALPGILWALTIHEFAHGYVAYKIGDPTPKLAGRLTLNPIAHIDLLGFIALFLVHFGWAKPVPINPRNFTKVSSWRTGEILVSFAGPLANFLSAFVSALLLKYLPFYAISPSISEPLFLMLKYSLFINVAFGIFNLLPIPPLDGSKILEAILPYKYWIQYKKIEPYGPIILIILIITPVINWILIPLVDGFVRVILTLT
- a CDS encoding histidine kinase, whose translation is MKKLLRLLFLSNVKIRLSYPLRMALFFWLIVGFFLISAYYVLTVKYPVNVGAVKIIKDLFLYALLLSFFPFLFTIIYTVNASKDYETVENLAKELARGNLETKMNISYLADRDLVSIYEALEKLRKSLILSKELYLKNKKL
- the surE gene encoding 5'/3'-nucleotidase SurE, which translates into the protein MEVDKRPRILLSNDDGIRSEGLKVLYEALSEFADVTVVAPDRERSAVGRALTLHRPLRCEKVDENWYAVDGTPTSCVYIGIHAIMKRKPDMVVGGINRGPNLGEDITYSGTVSIAMEGALLGIPSIAFSLATFKDFQWESAARWAKRISKRVLEEGIPEGCCLNVNIPNLPYEEVKGVQVTRQGKKDYTERVEERRDPWGRVYYWIGGEEPNWKAEPGTDYWAVKNGYVSITPIHLDLTDYRALEILKNYEW
- a CDS encoding YqaA family protein gives rise to the protein MKFLTVAFWKALALKYGVYALAFNAFIEAIFFPIPPDVLLITLCLTNPENSFLYAIVATLFSSLGGVVGYYVGYFGGKPLAERFFGEEKVKKVHRLYESYESVIILLAGFSPLPYKLFTVTSGVLFASLKKLFIFSLIGRGSRFFAEGALIYFFGEDVKNFALRNLNLISLIIGLLILVSFIIYRRYRKGVLP
- a CDS encoding thymidine phosphorylase yields the protein MLFKELIKKKRDGEELSKEEIDFIVKSYTRGETPDYQMAALLMAVFFRGLNYNETLYLTDSMLNSGVKIEVKTRGTLVDKHSTGGIGDKVSLVIAPVLAELGFKAPLLAGRALGFTGGTIDKLESTGMKVELSSDEISEVVEKFGFSISAQTPEIAPADRKIYSLRDATATVESIPLIVSSILSKKLAVNTDAIVFDVKVGSGAFMKTMERAEELAKGLVEVSKLYGKRAGALITEMGQPLGLFAGNLLEVREALDALGGSIEPDLLEVVSSLVGALYELTERGSFEEGKRDAEMVIREGRARDRFVSWIEYLGGDLQREVNAKRLLVESPLSGYVQSIDGESLGWLVVEMGGGRKRAEDSIDYSVGLAFFKKIGDKVEKGEPIGEIYYNRGNVEEFKRKFLSSYRIGNEKVDKPRIIKKFVQ
- a CDS encoding arsenate reductase ArsC; amino-acid sequence: MKIGFICTGNSARSQMAEGFAKYYAKKLGKNVEVYSAGSSPAGYVHPLAVEVMREIGIDISKQKSKSLEEIPLNKLDLTVTLCGDAAENCPIVPRANVQHWRLFDPVRVEGTIEEKLKAFREVRNEVIKRVKKLIESL
- a CDS encoding TolC family protein codes for the protein MKKTLSILTLFLLLSSTGNSITLKEAEELSVKNYPEIKKLELLRESSLKEAEAVRRERLGTVNLLSTYTTYNKNFILTPMYHMMNPKNPPPFDSQKFIYGISYTAPIYLGGTISRREEISKLKSELFKNLKKATAWQIRFNVDSFYLTYLKLEKIKGALKKYRDSLKKLYSDVSYGVKLGKFAKVDLLKVEYSLKDVESRISEVEENQKTIKTVLETFIGKKISRIEPYRFEYSPKNFELTDLYSEALKRNSLIKSKERNVKISEKTKELTASKYGLNFLISGTYTRNYGFDSGENIGVGSLSFEVRYPIFEWGRKRREVLSKELEKLSKEKELKSTELEIKRELSKAIGRIKSIQSDIEAYRKKLDYAKEVERIERLKYKSGKGDMDHLLLAESHLYMTEAELSGAYYDWEIEKRRIETILEVEDEEL
- a CDS encoding efflux RND transporter permease subunit, giving the protein MGKLVDWYVKKPHGVLAFILFFCAIGIIGYIEIPRKFFPDANRPQIAVVTVEPGASAEDVASHITRPIEERLKTLDLVRTVRSVSKDEVSVVTVEFEYKKGIDSAATDVSNELSKVLPFLPKDILPPQVYKITDATQPVLILAVYPKKGSHLSLAQVRELAENEIKDELLNLPHVSDVEVFGGYQREIRIYPNYIKMAKYHITLKQLADAVRQNNRNAPVGLLISKDGLLMLKLEDEAKRIEELKDIYIKPNVQLKDVAKVEWGYKDRLSAYHGNGHRAIGISILRSPKGYELPAIKSVMAFLPKLKKEYPQLNFEVADTQEWLIELSNKNMLESLRDAVVFTLLVIFIFLANVRMLIVSFFSIPVTYLITIGLMWLFGFNFNIVTLTAVILALGMLTDDAVVVLENIERHYFELKKDIWQATIDGTKEIMLAVLSGTYTTVAMLIPIVFIGGYVQHILRPLSLTLIIALVVSYVVAVTVIPIVAPYILKKTPDKNWLERKIYDYFVKAVVYRLRNFYAGITEPLLPHFWLKLIVVVVGFFLFVITMKNVIPVLGRDLMPPMDTGIVIVRAETDSNTSLEKTEKVLSKMEKVLYSMPGVVRVSSTIGSEPGVLSFGSGKTPQQIEMKIQFVDRFHRKKTIWQIEEELRQKFHQIPDLRYVTIMDFGATPLSSIASTIDEMIYGRDPKVLDKLAERLSGLLKKVRGITDISRNWYLDKKEVIIQIDSNRAANYGLTPLQIASYVGGFVRGIPASSFVVPMENGIIIRLILPNDERDFADKLKSVPIPTKKGFVPLSYFVKLKEQNTQSRITHQDLLNTVDVYGYRSTAPTTFLQMQVNKLENKLLELPVGYGISHEGEIKQMKESFTRLMHSLLIGIIILYFSLVPAFSSFTYPISIVAAIPLAMIGAAFSMLLAHKPQCMPSFMGMILLAGIIVKNSILLIDFFKWAKEQGQSTKDAVINSIKIRTRPVLMTAFGTAVGMIPIALGWALGLERLAPLAVVAIGGLIFGTFMTLFFVPVLVSLIEDIRDYLIRKPQEAEEK